The proteins below are encoded in one region of Streptomyces marianii:
- a CDS encoding aggregation-promoting factor C-terminal-like domain-containing protein: MSRISVRGFAVASATAVTTVGAVVGVASGNAVPANGDNLETTAADATLLADIPVGEQAQVQVASLTQQADAQAAAADAAARKSAEEAARVQAAKDAEAKKEAAEEKTQREAEAKEAEERASRSAVRDASSFTTQSSYSISEVQAMARQMVPGDQFQCFSNIVDHESSWNYRAQNPSSGAYGLVQALPGTKMASAGADWQTNPATQIKWGLNYMNDRYGSPCGAWSFWQANNWY, translated from the coding sequence GTGAGCCGGATCTCGGTCCGGGGATTCGCAGTGGCGTCCGCCACCGCAGTCACCACTGTCGGCGCTGTCGTGGGTGTTGCCTCGGGCAACGCCGTGCCCGCGAACGGCGACAACCTGGAGACGACCGCGGCAGACGCGACGCTCCTCGCGGACATCCCCGTCGGTGAGCAGGCCCAGGTTCAGGTCGCATCCCTGACCCAGCAGGCCGACGCGCAGGCGGCCGCCGCCGACGCGGCCGCGAGGAAGTCCGCCGAGGAGGCGGCTCGCGTCCAGGCCGCCAAGGACGCCGAGGCGAAGAAGGAAGCCGCCGAGGAGAAGACCCAGCGCGAGGCCGAGGCCAAGGAGGCCGAGGAGCGCGCCAGCCGGTCCGCCGTCCGCGACGCCTCGAGCTTCACGACGCAGTCCTCGTACAGCATCTCCGAAGTCCAGGCGATGGCCCGCCAGATGGTCCCCGGCGACCAGTTCCAGTGCTTCAGCAACATCGTGGACCACGAGTCCAGCTGGAACTACCGGGCCCAGAACCCGTCCTCCGGTGCCTACGGCCTCGTCCAGGCGCTGCCGGGCACCAAGATGGCGTCCGCCGGCGCGGACTGGCAGACGAACCCCGCGACCCAGATCAAGTGGGGTCTCAACTACATGAACGACCGCTACGGCAGCCCCTGCGGTGCCTGGTCGTTCTGGCAGGCCAACAACTGGTACTAG
- a CDS encoding mannosyltransferase family protein yields the protein MSDQPESEPRGTRPRRAPVPPGLRGAAPALLGYAAVRALGTVILAVAAAVQGKDALHRLNGRWDSVWYVRIAENGYGYEVTLPDGSVHSDLAFFPLLPALERAASEVLPVGAATAGLVIGWIAAFAAAWGVYAVGAHVAGRRAGVLLAVLWGVYPTAFVQSMAYTETLFTALAAWSLYAVLTDRWITAGTLCALAGLTRPSAAALVAALGVTGLVRLFRRDLTWRTVVGVVVAPLGWLGYVVFVAVRQGSPTAYFEVQAAWGNNIDGGVALARFVGAQLTGPVPFAGIGLVTAIGLLFWVVWLCVKQRQPLPLLVYGAGIVVISLIGAAYFGSRPRLIMPAFPLLLPAAVALARPARRTTAALVVALLAVASGAYGAFTLLGSGPP from the coding sequence ATGTCTGACCAGCCCGAGTCCGAGCCGCGGGGCACCCGTCCGCGCAGAGCGCCCGTCCCGCCCGGGCTCCGCGGCGCCGCCCCCGCACTCCTGGGCTACGCGGCCGTCCGGGCGCTGGGGACGGTGATCCTCGCGGTGGCCGCCGCGGTGCAGGGCAAGGACGCCCTCCACCGGTTGAACGGGCGCTGGGACTCCGTCTGGTACGTCCGGATCGCGGAGAACGGATACGGGTACGAGGTGACGCTGCCCGACGGCAGCGTCCACTCCGATCTGGCCTTCTTCCCGCTGCTGCCCGCACTGGAGCGGGCGGCCTCCGAGGTGCTGCCGGTCGGCGCCGCCACGGCGGGACTGGTGATCGGCTGGATCGCGGCGTTCGCCGCCGCCTGGGGCGTCTACGCCGTCGGCGCGCATGTGGCGGGGCGGCGGGCCGGGGTGCTGCTGGCGGTGCTGTGGGGCGTGTACCCGACCGCTTTCGTGCAGTCGATGGCGTACACCGAGACGCTGTTCACCGCGCTGGCCGCCTGGTCGCTGTACGCCGTGCTGACCGATCGCTGGATCACGGCGGGGACGCTCTGCGCGCTGGCCGGGCTCACCCGGCCCTCGGCCGCCGCGCTCGTCGCCGCCCTCGGGGTCACCGGGCTCGTACGGCTGTTCAGAAGGGACCTGACCTGGCGGACGGTCGTGGGCGTGGTCGTCGCACCGCTCGGATGGCTGGGGTACGTCGTCTTCGTGGCCGTGCGCCAGGGCAGCCCCACGGCCTACTTCGAGGTCCAGGCCGCCTGGGGCAACAACATCGACGGCGGGGTGGCACTCGCCCGCTTCGTCGGCGCGCAGCTGACCGGCCCCGTCCCGTTCGCCGGCATCGGCCTCGTCACCGCGATCGGGCTGCTCTTCTGGGTGGTGTGGCTGTGCGTGAAGCAGCGCCAGCCGCTGCCGCTGCTGGTGTACGGAGCGGGGATCGTCGTCATCTCACTGATCGGCGCCGCGTACTTCGGCTCCCGCCCACGGCTGATCATGCCCGCCTTCCCGTTGTTGCTGCCCGCGGCGGTCGCCCTCGCGCGTCCGGCCCGCCGGACGACGGCCGCGCTGGTGGTGGCGCTGCTCGCCGTCGCCTCGGGGGCGTACGGGGCGTTCACGCTGCTCGGTTCGGGACCGCCCTGA
- a CDS encoding isoprenyl transferase, with translation MNLRDLVYGLYARRVEGRLDHAQVPKHIGVILDGNRRWAKASGGTAAEGHQAGADKISELLGWCAETDVEVVTLWMLSTDNFDRPEEELRPLLGIIENTVHNLAADGRWRVHHVGTMDLLPARTQSVLKEAEQSTVGVDGILVNVAVGYGGRQEIADAVRSLLNEHAAKGTTFEELAEIVDTDMIASHLYTRGQPDPDLVIRTSGEQRLSGFMLWQSAHSEYYFCEVFWPAFRKVDFLRALRDYAARHRRYGA, from the coding sequence GTGAACCTGCGCGACCTGGTGTACGGGCTCTACGCACGCCGGGTGGAAGGCCGCCTCGACCACGCCCAGGTGCCCAAGCACATCGGCGTCATCCTCGACGGCAACCGCCGCTGGGCGAAGGCGTCGGGCGGCACGGCCGCGGAGGGACACCAGGCCGGGGCCGACAAGATCTCCGAGCTGCTGGGCTGGTGCGCCGAGACCGACGTCGAGGTCGTCACGCTCTGGATGCTGTCCACGGACAACTTCGACCGTCCGGAGGAGGAGCTGCGCCCGCTGCTCGGCATCATCGAGAACACCGTGCACAATCTGGCCGCCGACGGCCGGTGGCGGGTGCACCACGTGGGGACCATGGACCTGCTTCCCGCCAGGACCCAGTCCGTCCTCAAGGAGGCGGAGCAGTCGACGGTCGGTGTCGACGGGATACTGGTCAACGTAGCGGTCGGCTACGGCGGCCGCCAGGAGATCGCGGACGCGGTGCGCTCCCTGCTGAACGAGCACGCGGCCAAGGGGACGACTTTCGAGGAGCTCGCGGAGATCGTCGACACCGACATGATCGCGTCCCACCTCTACACACGCGGACAGCCCGACCCCGACCTGGTGATCCGCACGAGTGGCGAGCAGCGCCTGTCGGGTTTCATGCTCTGGCAGAGCGCCCACTCCGAGTACTACTTCTGCGAGGTCTTCTGGCCGGCCTTCCGCAAGGTCGACTTCCTCCGCGCCCTCCGCGACTACGCGGCACGCCACCGCCGCTACGGAGCCTGA
- a CDS encoding Tox-REase-5 domain-containing protein: MPRAVRAVLVLLHALFGLTLLGAFGLLVTAAAVDGVDGELLGLLVYAAAPGVAGFLLALRVWTGGEWVRRALLAVQAWLLFGALSALVDGSGRGLTQLLVPVAVIILLFRPSARQWFLVPGTSRVERRPPKLARLIKWRRDGGQTATEYVGLIVLVAAVVVGLVATGVGGQIAGGLRSAVCEITGTACGGGDGGPADVEAGDGSGDGTGTGDDSAGTGGGAGATGGTGGTSGTGGSGGTGRPQDGTGGTGTADEAVYDEDDETEETGEPGVPDEGLDGLDDVDDGGDAGDGEDAGESCTSGIGAFLSCGAEQVGGFFEGVVVDGLWGDITGTFETILNPGKAWEGIKDYGSQLGDQWLEDSAGAGDKWSEGDYLGALWDWGSASVNTGVTVLDDVFVGDEVRDMWNRGDEGQAIGTVFWNVGSLFIPGYGEAKLVGKLGKLGKLGKLGKVGELAQKASEAAAKARKAARAGDVEGAEQAAREAQQHADDAARDAGLTGCTIGMGARTRIPYGGGPGVPGSGTGVVAGGRTAAPVALFAGKCDEVDPDKKQAAEDAAKQAEEARKAAEAARRKAGLERAQQQPKPPWYENLKNPRAGTKDGGGGKWERIKPALFSYESEMGARYQEQISGVNRGKEYQVPLDELDGKPVNFDGWDSVKGTYLEAKYGYRNPKYYDAEAGELKLDIANRWAKQAQRQVDAARGKPVVWHFSDPEVAEAARTMFEERRIKVTVEHTADDVVGSS; encoded by the coding sequence ATGCCGCGGGCCGTGCGGGCCGTGCTCGTACTGCTGCACGCGCTGTTCGGGCTCACGCTGCTGGGGGCTTTCGGTCTGCTCGTGACGGCCGCGGCCGTGGACGGGGTCGACGGGGAGCTCCTCGGCCTTCTGGTGTACGCCGCCGCTCCGGGCGTGGCCGGATTCCTGCTCGCGCTGCGGGTGTGGACCGGTGGTGAGTGGGTGCGGCGGGCGCTGCTCGCGGTGCAGGCGTGGCTGCTCTTCGGGGCGTTGAGCGCACTCGTCGACGGCAGCGGCCGGGGGCTGACCCAACTGCTCGTCCCCGTCGCCGTGATCATCCTGCTGTTCAGGCCGTCGGCGCGCCAGTGGTTCCTCGTGCCCGGTACGAGCCGGGTCGAGCGGCGCCCCCCGAAGCTCGCCCGCCTCATCAAGTGGCGCAGGGACGGCGGCCAGACGGCCACCGAGTACGTCGGACTGATCGTGCTCGTCGCGGCCGTCGTCGTCGGCCTGGTCGCGACCGGGGTCGGCGGCCAGATCGCCGGAGGGCTCCGGTCCGCGGTCTGCGAGATCACCGGCACGGCGTGCGGGGGTGGCGACGGCGGGCCGGCGGACGTCGAGGCCGGCGACGGCAGCGGCGACGGCACTGGCACCGGCGACGACAGCGCGGGCACGGGCGGCGGTGCGGGTGCCACGGGCGGTACCGGAGGCACCAGCGGTACGGGCGGTTCGGGCGGAACCGGTCGGCCCCAGGACGGCACCGGCGGGACCGGGACGGCCGACGAAGCCGTCTACGACGAGGACGACGAGACCGAGGAGACGGGCGAGCCGGGCGTGCCGGACGAGGGCCTCGACGGCCTCGACGACGTCGACGACGGTGGGGACGCCGGAGACGGTGAGGACGCCGGCGAGAGCTGCACCTCCGGGATCGGCGCCTTCCTCTCCTGTGGTGCCGAGCAGGTCGGCGGCTTCTTCGAGGGCGTCGTCGTGGACGGCCTCTGGGGCGACATCACCGGCACGTTCGAGACGATCCTCAACCCCGGCAAGGCCTGGGAGGGCATCAAGGACTACGGATCCCAGCTCGGCGACCAGTGGCTCGAGGACAGCGCGGGGGCGGGCGACAAGTGGTCCGAGGGGGACTACCTGGGAGCCCTCTGGGACTGGGGCTCGGCGTCCGTCAACACCGGAGTGACCGTTCTCGACGACGTGTTCGTCGGCGACGAGGTCCGCGACATGTGGAACCGGGGCGACGAGGGCCAGGCCATCGGCACGGTCTTCTGGAACGTCGGCTCCCTCTTCATCCCGGGCTACGGCGAGGCGAAGCTCGTCGGCAAGCTCGGGAAACTGGGCAAGCTCGGGAAACTCGGCAAGGTCGGCGAGCTCGCGCAGAAGGCGTCCGAGGCCGCGGCGAAGGCACGCAAGGCGGCCAGGGCCGGCGATGTCGAGGGCGCCGAGCAGGCCGCCAGGGAAGCGCAGCAGCACGCCGACGACGCCGCCCGGGACGCGGGGCTCACCGGCTGCACGATCGGGATGGGCGCGCGAACGCGCATCCCGTACGGCGGCGGGCCGGGTGTTCCCGGCAGCGGTACCGGAGTCGTCGCGGGCGGGCGCACCGCCGCACCGGTCGCGCTGTTCGCGGGCAAGTGCGACGAGGTCGACCCGGACAAGAAGCAGGCCGCCGAGGACGCCGCCAAGCAGGCGGAGGAGGCACGCAAGGCGGCCGAGGCGGCCAGGCGCAAGGCCGGTCTGGAGCGGGCGCAGCAGCAGCCGAAGCCGCCGTGGTACGAGAACCTGAAGAACCCGCGTGCCGGCACCAAGGACGGCGGCGGCGGGAAATGGGAGCGCATCAAGCCCGCCCTTTTCAGCTACGAATCCGAGATGGGTGCGCGCTACCAGGAGCAGATCTCCGGAGTGAACCGCGGCAAGGAGTACCAGGTTCCCCTCGACGAACTCGACGGCAAGCCCGTAAATTTCGACGGGTGGGACTCCGTGAAGGGGACCTATCTCGAGGCGAAGTACGGCTACCGCAATCCGAAGTACTACGACGCCGAGGCGGGGGAGCTCAAGCTCGACATCGCCAACCGCTGGGCCAAGCAGGCGCAGCGGCAGGTGGACGCGGCCCGAGGGAAACCGGTTGTATGGCACTTTTCCGATCCGGAGGTGGCTGAGGCCGCACGGACGATGTTTGAGGAGAGGCGTATCAAGGTTACGGTTGAGCACACGGCGGATGACGTTGTTGGCTCAAGCTGA
- a CDS encoding PhoH family protein: MVNSTKRRMSDRRTYVLDTSVLLADPNAVSRFDEHEVVLPIVVVTELEAKRHHPELGYFARQALRLLDDYRVRYGRLDAPLPLGDLGGTLRVELNHSDPGVLPAGYRLGDNDSRILAVARNLQAEGYDVTVVSKDLPLRIKASSVGLLAEEYRAELAVTDSGWTGMSELALSAEQVDILFEEERLYVPEAPDLPVHTGLVLQSERGKALGRVASDGNVRLVRGDREAFGIRGRSAEQRIALDLLLDPDVGIVSLGGRAGTGKSALALCAGLEAVLERRQHQKVMVFRPLYAVGGQELGYLPGTEAEKMSPWAQAVFDTLSAVAGREVIEEVLGRGMLEVLPLTHIRGRSLHDAFVIVDEAQSLERNVLLTVLSRIGANSRVVLTHDVAQRDNLRVGRYDGVVAVVEKLKGHPLFAHVTLTRSERSQIAALVTEMLEDGPI, translated from the coding sequence GTGGTGAACAGCACAAAGCGCCGCATGTCCGACAGGCGCACCTACGTTCTCGACACCAGCGTCCTGCTGGCCGACCCCAATGCCGTCTCGCGTTTCGACGAGCACGAGGTCGTGCTCCCGATCGTCGTCGTGACGGAGTTGGAGGCCAAGAGGCACCACCCGGAGCTCGGTTACTTCGCCCGGCAGGCGCTGCGCCTGCTCGACGACTACCGGGTCCGGTACGGCCGCCTGGACGCGCCTCTCCCGTTGGGCGACCTCGGCGGCACGCTGCGCGTCGAGCTCAACCACTCGGACCCCGGGGTGCTTCCCGCCGGCTACCGGCTGGGTGACAACGACTCACGGATCCTCGCGGTGGCACGGAACCTCCAGGCGGAGGGGTACGACGTCACCGTCGTGTCCAAGGACCTGCCGCTGCGCATCAAGGCGTCCTCCGTCGGTCTCCTCGCCGAGGAGTACCGCGCGGAGCTCGCGGTCACGGATTCCGGTTGGACCGGTATGTCCGAACTGGCACTGTCCGCGGAACAGGTGGACATCCTCTTCGAGGAGGAGCGCCTGTACGTTCCGGAGGCGCCCGATCTGCCCGTCCACACCGGGCTCGTCCTCCAGTCGGAGCGGGGCAAGGCCCTCGGCAGGGTCGCCTCCGACGGAAACGTCCGGCTGGTCCGCGGCGACCGCGAGGCCTTCGGGATCCGCGGCCGCAGCGCCGAGCAGCGCATCGCCCTCGATCTGCTGCTCGACCCGGACGTCGGCATCGTCTCCCTGGGCGGCCGGGCGGGCACCGGCAAGTCCGCGCTCGCGCTCTGTGCCGGTCTGGAGGCCGTCCTGGAGCGCAGGCAGCACCAGAAGGTGATGGTCTTCCGGCCGCTGTACGCGGTCGGCGGGCAGGAACTGGGCTATCTCCCGGGTACCGAGGCCGAGAAGATGAGCCCCTGGGCGCAGGCGGTCTTCGACACGCTCTCCGCGGTGGCGGGTCGCGAGGTCATCGAGGAGGTCCTGGGCCGGGGCATGCTCGAGGTGCTGCCGCTGACCCACATCCGCGGGCGCTCGCTGCACGACGCGTTCGTCATCGTCGACGAGGCCCAGTCCCTGGAGCGGAACGTCCTCCTGACCGTTCTGTCCCGTATCGGGGCCAACTCGCGGGTCGTTCTGACTCATGACGTGGCACAACGGGACAATCTGCGTGTCGGGCGGTACGACGGGGTCGTCGCCGTCGTGGAGAAGCTGAAGGGGCATCCGCTCTTCGCGCACGTCACGCTCACCCGGTCCGAGCGCTCGCAGATCGCCGCGCTGGTGACCGAAATGCTGGAGGACGGACCGATCTGA
- a CDS encoding DUF2079 domain-containing protein, protein MRTFFDNLTVLHTQKPLPASADARPAEGPAVALLPWGWAAVLSLLYATVAVRRHQLLRTTGYDLGIFEQAVRAYAQLQAPVVPLRGDGFNLLGDHFHPLVAVLAPLYGLWPSPLCLLLAQSVLLAVAVVPLARWAVRTLGRRAAHIVAFGYGASWGIASAAAFDFHEVALAVPFLAFALEALGRRRWGRAVAWAAPLLLIKEDLGLTLAAVGAYVAWRGPRKLGIATAAAGLVGSAIEIKLLLPAFNPGGGYAHGGNLTDGHGSLLATMAFAPLDALRPDVKAMTLVLVFAPSALLALRSPLSLIAAPTLAWRMLSENAFHWGTAFHYSAVLMPVVFAGLIDVLGRCRQSGDPLAARHVRASLATVLAVTVVMLPSFPLAQLAQRATWRTTPHVEAARALLQRIPDGATVAASNRLVPQLTSRCDVVLFPTWPVEGHLYEYDRKRLPRPTAEWIIHDGKAPEAWPYKTGHWPYPPEQQQAELDAAQRAYGYERVAARDGITLLRRTR, encoded by the coding sequence ATGCGGACATTCTTTGACAATCTAACGGTCTTGCATACGCAGAAGCCGCTTCCGGCTTCCGCGGACGCCCGACCGGCGGAAGGTCCCGCCGTCGCCCTCCTCCCCTGGGGCTGGGCGGCGGTCCTGTCCCTGCTCTACGCGACCGTCGCCGTGCGCCGTCACCAACTCCTGCGCACCACGGGGTACGACCTCGGCATCTTCGAGCAGGCCGTACGCGCCTACGCCCAACTCCAGGCCCCCGTCGTCCCGTTGCGCGGCGACGGCTTCAATCTGCTCGGCGACCACTTCCACCCGCTGGTCGCCGTGCTCGCCCCGCTCTACGGGCTCTGGCCGTCCCCGTTGTGTCTGCTCCTGGCCCAGTCCGTCCTCCTCGCCGTGGCCGTCGTGCCGCTCGCCCGCTGGGCGGTCCGGACGCTCGGCCGCCGCGCCGCGCACATCGTCGCCTTCGGTTACGGCGCGAGCTGGGGCATCGCCTCGGCGGCCGCCTTCGACTTCCACGAAGTGGCCCTCGCCGTACCGTTCCTTGCCTTCGCCCTCGAGGCGCTCGGCCGGCGACGCTGGGGGCGGGCCGTCGCCTGGGCCGCCCCCCTGCTGCTGATCAAGGAAGACCTGGGGCTGACCCTCGCGGCGGTCGGCGCGTACGTGGCGTGGAGGGGGCCCCGGAAGTTGGGGATCGCGACGGCCGCGGCCGGGCTCGTCGGCAGCGCGATCGAGATCAAGCTGCTGCTGCCCGCCTTCAACCCCGGCGGCGGGTACGCGCACGGGGGCAACCTCACCGACGGGCACGGCTCGCTCCTCGCCACGATGGCCTTCGCGCCGCTCGACGCGCTCCGCCCGGACGTGAAGGCCATGACGCTCGTACTCGTCTTCGCCCCGAGCGCCCTGCTCGCCCTGAGGTCACCGCTGTCGCTGATCGCCGCGCCGACACTCGCCTGGCGGATGCTGTCGGAGAACGCCTTCCACTGGGGGACCGCCTTCCACTACAGCGCCGTCCTGATGCCGGTCGTCTTCGCCGGGCTCATCGACGTCCTCGGCCGCTGCCGGCAGTCCGGTGATCCGCTCGCGGCGCGCCATGTCCGTGCCTCCCTGGCCACGGTCCTGGCCGTGACCGTGGTCATGCTGCCGTCCTTCCCGCTGGCCCAGCTGGCGCAGCGGGCCACCTGGCGCACGACCCCGCACGTCGAGGCCGCCCGCGCGCTCCTCCAGCGGATCCCGGACGGGGCGACGGTGGCCGCCTCCAACCGGCTCGTCCCCCAGCTCACCTCCCGGTGCGACGTCGTGCTCTTCCCGACCTGGCCCGTCGAAGGGCATCTGTACGAGTACGACCGGAAGCGGCTGCCCAGGCCCACCGCGGAATGGATCATCCACGACGGCAAGGCCCCGGAGGCGTGGCCGTACAAGACGGGCCACTGGCCGTATCCGCCGGAGCAGCAGCAGGCCGAACTCGACGCGGCGCAACGGGCGTACGGCTACGAGCGCGTCGCGGCGCGCGACGGCATCACGCTGCTGAGGCGCACGCGGTGA
- a CDS encoding Imm52 family immunity protein — MLYVVVNGGWGRRQESVVRIAERWVESLSALGDLNDAAFTGWLEAVDDISTAPRMPLSVAALSEYLKRENPESDVDRIGYTASLLTANPGMPRVTFSIHAGGTSEWVTNSVAVSFRSRKLDESVPAVGRSSDVLRILADAWDIDTGQAYGRAQYDAVRDEFGLDNSAPRCGRSVYLSAKRAGLAPEGFPGTCARTAHGGLIIDLTRGGAEEPDIETILDANRQLRAAGALEPLPEPLDRSKW; from the coding sequence GTGCTGTACGTCGTGGTCAACGGGGGATGGGGGAGGCGGCAGGAGAGCGTTGTTCGGATCGCTGAGCGCTGGGTGGAAAGCCTGTCGGCCTTGGGTGATTTGAATGATGCGGCTTTCACCGGCTGGCTCGAGGCAGTCGATGATATTTCCACTGCGCCGCGTATGCCGCTGTCGGTGGCTGCGCTCTCCGAGTACCTGAAGAGGGAGAACCCGGAGTCCGACGTGGACCGTATTGGCTACACGGCATCCCTGCTGACAGCCAATCCCGGGATGCCTCGTGTGACATTCTCGATTCATGCAGGTGGTACTTCGGAGTGGGTGACGAATTCCGTTGCAGTGTCGTTCCGGTCGCGCAAGCTGGATGAATCCGTGCCGGCTGTGGGTCGCTCCTCGGATGTGCTGCGAATTCTCGCCGACGCCTGGGACATCGACACGGGACAGGCCTACGGCCGTGCCCAGTACGATGCGGTGCGAGACGAGTTCGGTCTCGATAATTCAGCCCCCCGCTGCGGCCGATCGGTGTACTTGTCAGCGAAACGCGCGGGCCTGGCTCCGGAGGGATTTCCCGGTACTTGTGCACGCACGGCACACGGCGGGCTGATCATCGATCTCACTCGGGGCGGAGCTGAGGAGCCCGACATCGAGACGATCCTCGACGCCAACCGGCAACTGCGTGCAGCCGGCGCACTGGAGCCACTCCCCGAGCCCTTGGACAGGTCCAAGTGGTGA
- a CDS encoding DUF192 domain-containing protein produces MGGWQDGKGTLTVPGREEPVELLVAASYGARYRGLLGRDGLDGALMLTPCTSVHTFRMRFAIDVAYLDRELRVLDVHTMRPGRLGLPRLRSRHVLEAEAGAMAQWGVRPGIRLAIGGPRHGAP; encoded by the coding sequence ATGGGCGGATGGCAGGACGGCAAGGGCACGCTGACGGTCCCCGGCCGGGAGGAACCGGTCGAGCTGCTGGTCGCCGCGTCGTACGGGGCGCGGTACCGGGGCCTGCTGGGCCGTGACGGCCTGGACGGCGCGCTCATGCTGACGCCGTGCACGAGTGTGCACACCTTCCGGATGCGCTTCGCCATCGACGTGGCGTACCTCGACAGGGAGCTGCGCGTCCTCGACGTCCACACGATGCGCCCGGGGCGGCTCGGGCTGCCGAGGCTGCGCAGCCGCCATGTCCTGGAGGCCGAGGCGGGGGCGATGGCGCAGTGGGGTGTGCGGCCGGGGATCCGGCTCGCGATCGGCGGGCCGAGGCACGGAGCACCCTGA
- a CDS encoding prepilin peptidase has translation MEYAYVTLIAAAALWGAAAGVLVPRPAYRMSVEPEEAWRDACPAGHPITGPAQGWLGTARCAGCAVPPVPVPPVPPAPVAAGAAPGTGALEVPGERRAADRPAMAERGGAGEPVAVVREPAPYRLSPVVPAATALACAALAAAVGPRPELAVWLLLAPVAVLLALVDRNVHRLPDRLTLPLAAAAAVLLGGAALLPGAGGAWPAALLGGLVLGAAYLVLFLVNPNGMGFGDVKLALSLGVALGWYGWEVLFVGAFAGFLLGAFYGLGLVLLRGAGRGTAIPFGPFMISGTLIGLLLGALSV, from the coding sequence GTGGAGTACGCGTACGTCACGCTGATCGCCGCCGCCGCCCTGTGGGGGGCCGCGGCCGGGGTCCTCGTGCCGCGCCCCGCCTACCGGATGTCCGTCGAGCCGGAGGAGGCGTGGCGGGACGCCTGTCCCGCCGGCCATCCGATCACCGGGCCCGCGCAGGGCTGGCTGGGGACCGCGCGCTGTGCCGGCTGCGCGGTGCCGCCCGTGCCCGTGCCGCCCGTACCCCCCGCGCCCGTCGCCGCAGGGGCGGCGCCCGGGACCGGCGCGCTCGAAGTGCCGGGCGAGCGGAGGGCAGCGGATCGGCCGGCCATGGCCGAGCGAGGCGGCGCGGGAGAGCCTGTCGCCGTCGTCCGGGAGCCCGCCCCGTACCGGCTGTCGCCCGTCGTGCCCGCGGCCACCGCCCTCGCCTGCGCCGCGCTGGCCGCGGCCGTCGGGCCGCGCCCGGAGCTGGCCGTGTGGCTGCTGCTCGCGCCCGTCGCCGTACTGCTCGCCCTCGTCGACCGCAATGTCCACCGGCTCCCGGACCGGTTGACGCTGCCGCTGGCCGCCGCGGCGGCCGTACTGCTGGGTGGTGCGGCACTGCTCCCCGGTGCCGGGGGGGCGTGGCCGGCCGCGCTGCTCGGCGGACTTGTGCTCGGTGCCGCGTACCTCGTGCTCTTCCTCGTCAATCCGAACGGCATGGGCTTCGGCGATGTGAAGCTGGCCCTGTCGCTCGGTGTGGCGCTCGGCTGGTACGGGTGGGAGGTGCTGTTCGTCGGCGCCTTCGCGGGGTTCCTGCTGGGCGCCTTCTACGGGCTCGGTCTCGTGCTCCTCCGTGGGGCGGGGCGAGGGACGGCGATCCCCTTCGGGCCGTTCATGATCTCGGGAACCCTGATCGGGCTGCTGCTGGGGGCGTTGTCCGTATAG
- the mgrA gene encoding L-glyceraldehyde 3-phosphate reductase, producing MNDSPYYRAAESRYDSMEYRRTGRSGLKLPAISLGLWHNFGDDRTLASQRAILRRAFDLGVTHFDLANNYGPPPGSAELNFGKLFARDFAPYRDELIVSTKAGYLMHPGPYGEWGSRKYLMSSLDASLKRMGLDYVDIFYSHRFDPHTPLEETMGALASAVQQGKALYAGVSSYNAEQTAEATGLLKEMGVPALIHQPSYSMINRWIEDDGLLDTLEAAGMGCISFAPLAQGLLTGKYLTGIPEGSRATQGKSLDPHLLSDDVLRRLRGLNEIAQRRGQSLAQLALSWVLRDDRMTSALIGASSVRQLEENVAALQAAPLTGEELKEIDVFAVDTAGTNIWAGRS from the coding sequence GTGAACGACTCCCCCTATTACCGTGCAGCCGAGAGCCGCTACGACTCGATGGAGTACCGCCGCACCGGCCGCAGCGGGCTCAAGCTCCCCGCGATCTCCCTCGGCCTCTGGCACAACTTCGGCGACGACCGCACGCTCGCCTCGCAGCGGGCGATTCTGCGCCGCGCCTTCGACCTCGGCGTGACGCACTTCGACCTGGCGAACAACTACGGGCCTCCCCCCGGGTCCGCCGAGCTGAACTTCGGCAAGCTGTTCGCCCGGGACTTCGCCCCGTACCGGGACGAACTCATCGTTTCCACCAAGGCCGGCTATCTGATGCACCCCGGCCCCTACGGCGAATGGGGCTCCCGCAAGTACCTGATGTCCTCGCTGGACGCCTCCCTGAAGAGGATGGGTCTGGACTACGTCGACATCTTCTACTCGCACCGCTTCGACCCGCACACCCCGCTGGAGGAGACGATGGGCGCGCTGGCGTCCGCCGTCCAGCAGGGCAAGGCGCTCTACGCGGGCGTGTCCTCTTACAACGCCGAGCAGACCGCCGAGGCGACCGGGCTGCTGAAGGAGATGGGCGTCCCGGCCCTCATCCACCAGCCGTCCTACTCGATGATCAACCGCTGGATCGAGGACGACGGGCTCCTCGACACGCTCGAGGCGGCCGGCATGGGCTGCATCTCCTTCGCGCCGCTCGCCCAGGGGCTGCTCACCGGCAAGTACCTCACCGGCATCCCGGAGGGCTCGCGGGCGACGCAGGGCAAGTCCCTCGACCCGCACCTGCTCTCCGACGACGTGCTGCGCCGGCTGCGGGGCCTGAACGAGATCGCCCAGCGGCGCGGCCAGTCCCTGGCCCAGCTGGCGCTCAGCTGGGTGCTGCGCGACGACCGGATGACGTCGGCTCTGATCGGCGCGAGCAGCGTCAGGCAGCTGGAGGAGAACGTGGCCGCGCTGCAGGCCGCACCGCTCACCGGCGAGGAGTTGAAGGAGATCGACGTCTTCGCGGTGGACACCGCCGGGACGAACATCTGGGCCGGTCGCAGCTGA